The following proteins are encoded in a genomic region of Helicobacter sp. MIT 21-1697:
- a CDS encoding dihydroneopterin aldolase, with amino-acid sequence MEHITLHIENLLCEAIIGVLENERHTPQQLLVEAHITYMYKQEQYLDYTLISEMISHHLQINAYELLESALLGVIDELKTQFNVITRITLCIKKPQILAPLIVGASVTKTF; translated from the coding sequence ATGGAACACATCACACTACATATTGAAAATCTCCTCTGTGAAGCAATCATCGGAGTGCTAGAAAATGAACGACATACACCCCAACAACTCCTTGTAGAGGCACATATTACTTATATGTATAAACAAGAACAATATCTTGATTATACACTTATAAGCGAGATGATTTCTCATCATCTCCAAATAAATGCTTATGAACTTTTAGAATCTGCACTTCTTGGTGTTATTGATGAACTTAAAACACAATTTAATGTAATAACGCGTATCACTTTATGTATCAAAAAACCACAGATTCTCGCTCCACTTATC
- the plsY gene encoding glycerol-3-phosphate 1-O-acyltransferase PlsY, with amino-acid sequence MSFLSSVLYTLSNINMIFYIVAFLFGGIPFGWLLVKILYKVDIRDIGSKSIGATNVYRAVKALDEPKAKILSILTIILDATKGLIVVLGAKILDVSYETQWSIALLAILGHCYSPYLGFKGGKGVATAIGSVLLLIPCESICGLIIWGIVGKVFKISSISSLLGVLGCIGLTFVIPYVLPLPDSISIIQQIHTHTPIVLIGVFIIYTHIPNIKRLFNGEENKVL; translated from the coding sequence ATGAGTTTTCTATCAAGTGTGCTTTATACGTTATCAAACATCAATATGATTTTTTATATCGTAGCATTTTTATTTGGAGGAATCCCTTTTGGTTGGCTTTTGGTTAAAATCCTCTATAAAGTGGATATTCGCGATATTGGCTCAAAAAGCATTGGCGCAACAAATGTCTATCGTGCTGTTAAAGCACTTGATGAGCCCAAGGCAAAGATTCTCTCTATTTTAACAATTATCCTTGATGCAACAAAAGGTTTAATTGTCGTGCTTGGGGCAAAAATCCTAGATGTGAGTTATGAAACACAATGGAGCATTGCTCTTTTAGCCATTTTAGGGCATTGTTATAGCCCCTATCTAGGCTTTAAAGGAGGCAAGGGGGTGGCTACGGCGATTGGTTCTGTCTTATTGCTTATCCCCTGTGAAAGTATTTGTGGTTTGATTATATGGGGCATTGTGGGAAAAGTATTTAAAATCTCCTCTATTTCCTCACTTTTAGGTGTTTTGGGCTGCATTGGATTAACTTTTGTCATTCCTTATGTCTTGCCACTTCCAGATTCCATATCTATTATTCAACAAATTCATACTCACACACCCATAGTGCTTATAGGAGTATTTATCATCTATACACATATCCCTAATATTAAACGACTTTTTAATGGAGAGGAAAATAAAGTGCTGTAA